From a region of the Ficedula albicollis isolate OC2 chromosome 1A, FicAlb1.5, whole genome shotgun sequence genome:
- the DUS4L gene encoding tRNA-dihydrouridine(20a/20b) synthase [NAD(P)+]-like isoform X1, producing the protein MIGDIRETEECQLKDPMDLFHSGQVVKICAPMVRYSKLAFRTLVRKYSCDLCYTPMIVAADFVRSAKARDSEFTTNKGDHPLIVQFAAKEAQVLCDAARIVCPFADGIDLNCGCPQRWAISEGYGACLINKPELVKDMVRHVRSQIDNPKFSVSIKIRIHEDLKRTVDLCQKAEAAGVSWITVHGRSIEERHQPVHYDAIKIIKQSMSIPVVANGDIKTLKDAENVHHLTEADGIMVARGLLANPAMFAGYEETPFQCIQDWVDIALEHGTPFTCFHHHLMYMMERITSKQEKKVFNVLSSTSAVLDYLNDHYGVW; encoded by the exons ATGATTGGTGACATCAGAGAAACTGAAGAATGCCAACTAAAAGATCCCATGGATTTGTTTCATTCTGGGCAAGTTGTAAAAATATGTGCCCCTATGGTCCGCTATTCAAA GCTGGCTTTCAGAACCTTGGTTAGGAAGTACAGTTGTGATTTGTGTTACACACCAATGATAGTGGCAGCTGATTTTGTGAGATCTGCAAAAGCCAGAGACAGCGAATTCACAACAAACAAag GTGATCACCCACTGATTGTTCAGTTTGCTGCTAAAGAAGCACAGGTTTTGTGTGATGCTGCCCGTATCGTCTGTCCTTTTGCAGATGGAATAGACCTAAACTGTGGCTGTCCTCAGAG atggGCGATCTCAGAAGGTTATGGTGCTTGCTTAATAAATAAACCTGAGCTTGTTAAAGATATGGTGAGACATGTACGGAGTCAGATTGACAATCCTAAATTTTCAGTATCCATTAAAATAAG GATCCATGAGGACTTAAAAAGAACAGTTGATCTTTGTCAGAAAGCTGAAGCAGCTGGAGTTTCATGGATTACAGTACATGGGAGAAGTATAGAAGAAAGGCATCAACCTGTACATTAtgatgcaattaaaataattaaacaaagcATGTCTATACCTGTTGTGGCTAATGGAGAcattaaaactttaaaagatgctgaaaatgtTCATCACTTGACAGAAGCAGATG GTATAATGGTGGCTAGAGGACTCTTGGCAAATCCAGCTATGTTTGCAGGATATGAAGAGACACCTTTTCAGTGCATCCAGGACTGGGTTGACATTGCTCTTGAGCACGGAACTCCTTTTACGTGTTTTCACCACCACTTAATGTACATGATGGAGCGCATAacttcaaaacaagaaaaaaaggtttttaatgttttatcgAGTACCTCAGCAGTACTGGATTATCTAAATGACCATTATGGTGTGTGGTAG
- the DUS4L gene encoding tRNA-dihydrouridine(20a/20b) synthase [NAD(P)+]-like isoform X2 has product MIGDIRETEECQLKDPMDLFHSGQVVKICAPMVRYSKLAFRTLVRKYSCDLCYTPMIVAADFVRSAKARDSEFTTNKGDHPLIVQFAAKEAQVLCDAARIVCPFADGIDLNCGCPQRIHEDLKRTVDLCQKAEAAGVSWITVHGRSIEERHQPVHYDAIKIIKQSMSIPVVANGDIKTLKDAENVHHLTEADGIMVARGLLANPAMFAGYEETPFQCIQDWVDIALEHGTPFTCFHHHLMYMMERITSKQEKKVFNVLSSTSAVLDYLNDHYGVW; this is encoded by the exons ATGATTGGTGACATCAGAGAAACTGAAGAATGCCAACTAAAAGATCCCATGGATTTGTTTCATTCTGGGCAAGTTGTAAAAATATGTGCCCCTATGGTCCGCTATTCAAA GCTGGCTTTCAGAACCTTGGTTAGGAAGTACAGTTGTGATTTGTGTTACACACCAATGATAGTGGCAGCTGATTTTGTGAGATCTGCAAAAGCCAGAGACAGCGAATTCACAACAAACAAag GTGATCACCCACTGATTGTTCAGTTTGCTGCTAAAGAAGCACAGGTTTTGTGTGATGCTGCCCGTATCGTCTGTCCTTTTGCAGATGGAATAGACCTAAACTGTGGCTGTCCTCAGAG GATCCATGAGGACTTAAAAAGAACAGTTGATCTTTGTCAGAAAGCTGAAGCAGCTGGAGTTTCATGGATTACAGTACATGGGAGAAGTATAGAAGAAAGGCATCAACCTGTACATTAtgatgcaattaaaataattaaacaaagcATGTCTATACCTGTTGTGGCTAATGGAGAcattaaaactttaaaagatgctgaaaatgtTCATCACTTGACAGAAGCAGATG GTATAATGGTGGCTAGAGGACTCTTGGCAAATCCAGCTATGTTTGCAGGATATGAAGAGACACCTTTTCAGTGCATCCAGGACTGGGTTGACATTGCTCTTGAGCACGGAACTCCTTTTACGTGTTTTCACCACCACTTAATGTACATGATGGAGCGCATAacttcaaaacaagaaaaaaaggtttttaatgttttatcgAGTACCTCAGCAGTACTGGATTATCTAAATGACCATTATGGTGTGTGGTAG
- the BCAP29 gene encoding B-cell receptor-associated protein 29 isoform X2, whose product MTFQWTAVAGFLYGEIGVILVLCLPFISPLRWQKIFMFPLWSKVAVFWNKMFLTIIVLLIVLFLDAVREVRKYSSVHVNEKAANVNSSTFDHIQMKLFRSQRNLYLSGFSLFLWLVLRRTVTLLTQLAKEMTSHAALETQVNDATEAAKKYMAENERLQEALSGKGNGKKKESTDATEEKLKEEVEHLKAELQKTSNAFHKAKTEVAAVKKQSEGLRREYDHLMKEFEQLQQSLNKAEDKKDL is encoded by the exons ATGACTTTCCAGTGGACGGCAGTGGCTGg TTTTCTGTACGGCGAAATCGGAGTAATTCTCGTGCTCTGCCTGCCGTTCATTTCTCCGCTGAG ATGGCAGAAGATTTTTATGTTTCCTCTGTGGAGCAAAGTGGCAGTATTTTGGAACAAGATGTTCCTTACGATAATAGTTCTGTTGATCGTCTTGTTTCTTG ATGCTGTTAGAGAAGTCAGGAAATACTCATCTGTTCATGTGAATGAAAAGGCTGCAAATGTCAACAGCAGTACCTTTGATCATATTCAGATGAAGCTCTTTCGGTCACAAAGAAACCTGTATCTCTCaggtttttccttatttctttggCT TGTACTGAGACGTACTGTTACCCTTCTTACTCAGTTGGCAAAAGAGATGACATCTCATGCAGCTCTGGAAACACAAGTAAATGATGCTACTGAAGCAGCCAAAAAATACATGGCCGAGAATGAAAGGCTGCAGGAG GCCTTgagtggaaaaggaaatggtAAAAAGAAAGAGTCAACAGATGCAACTGAGGAAAAGTTGAAGGAGGAAGTTGAACATTTGAAAGCAGAGCTACAGAAGACATCAAATG CTTTCCATAAGGCAAAAACAGAAGTGGCTGCAGTTAAAAAGCAGTCTGAAGGCCTTAGAAGAGAATATGATCATCTGATGAAAGAATTTGAACAGCTTCAG CAAAgtttaaataaagcagaagataAGAAAGACCTGTAA
- the BCAP29 gene encoding B-cell receptor-associated protein 29 isoform X1 translates to MTFQWTAVAAFLYGEIGVILVLCLPFISPLRWQKIFMFPLWSKVAVFWNKMFLTIIVLLIVLFLDAVREVRKYSSVHVNEKAANVNSSTFDHIQMKLFRSQRNLYLSGFSLFLWLVLRRTVTLLTQLAKEMTSHAALETQVNDATEAAKKYMAENERLQEALSGKGNGKKKESTDATEEKLKEEVEHLKAELQKTSNAFHKAKTEVAAVKKQSEGLRREYDHLMKEFEQLQQSLNKAEDKKDL, encoded by the exons atgacTTTCCAGTGGACGGCAGTGGCTGCTTTTCTGTACGGCGAAATCGGAGTAATTCTCGTGCTCTGCCTGCCGTTCATTTCTCCGCTGAG ATGGCAGAAGATTTTTATGTTTCCTCTGTGGAGCAAAGTGGCAGTATTTTGGAACAAGATGTTCCTTACGATAATAGTTCTGTTGATCGTCTTGTTTCTTG ATGCTGTTAGAGAAGTCAGGAAATACTCATCTGTTCATGTGAATGAAAAGGCTGCAAATGTCAACAGCAGTACCTTTGATCATATTCAGATGAAGCTCTTTCGGTCACAAAGAAACCTGTATCTCTCaggtttttccttatttctttggCT TGTACTGAGACGTACTGTTACCCTTCTTACTCAGTTGGCAAAAGAGATGACATCTCATGCAGCTCTGGAAACACAAGTAAATGATGCTACTGAAGCAGCCAAAAAATACATGGCCGAGAATGAAAGGCTGCAGGAG GCCTTgagtggaaaaggaaatggtAAAAAGAAAGAGTCAACAGATGCAACTGAGGAAAAGTTGAAGGAGGAAGTTGAACATTTGAAAGCAGAGCTACAGAAGACATCAAATG CTTTCCATAAGGCAAAAACAGAAGTGGCTGCAGTTAAAAAGCAGTCTGAAGGCCTTAGAAGAGAATATGATCATCTGATGAAAGAATTTGAACAGCTTCAG CAAAgtttaaataaagcagaagataAGAAAGACCTGTAA